In uncultured Ilyobacter sp., a genomic segment contains:
- a CDS encoding nucleoside deaminase, translated as MDHEKYLRRCIEISEESVASGNNPFGALLVDKEGNILIESGNIEVTEKDITGHAETTVAKLAGKKYSKEFLWETTLYTTAEPCCMCTGAIYWANIGNVVYGISEKKLLELTGSNEKNPTFDVPCREIIAKGQKNIKVTGPIASPELEQAIVKPHIGFWD; from the coding sequence ATGGATCATGAAAAATATTTAAGAAGATGTATAGAAATTTCAGAAGAGTCAGTTGCTAGTGGAAATAACCCCTTTGGGGCACTTCTTGTTGATAAAGAGGGAAATATTTTAATAGAATCGGGAAATATCGAAGTAACTGAAAAAGATATTACTGGACATGCTGAAACTACAGTTGCTAAATTGGCAGGAAAAAAATATTCTAAGGAGTTTCTATGGGAAACTACCTTATATACAACGGCAGAGCCTTGCTGTATGTGTACCGGTGCCATTTATTGGGCTAACATAGGAAATGTTGTCTATGGGATTAGTGAAAAAAAACTTTTAGAACTGACAGGAAGTAATGAAAAAAATCCGACTTTTGATGTTCCTTGTAGAGAAATTATTGCAAAGGGACAAAAAAATATCAAAGTAACAGGTCCTATAGCCTCACCTGAACTAGAACAGGCAATTGTTAAACCACATATAGGATTTTGGGATTAA
- a CDS encoding ABC transporter ATP-binding protein, with translation MRESIKQLEMKNITKRFPGVLACDNVSIELKQGEILALLGENGAGKTTLMNILYGLYHQDEGVVRINDKEVKINSPKAAFKLGIGMVHQHFMLVPNLTVLENIALGIRNTNTIKLDLEEIREKIKEITNKYDLSVNPDAYVWQLSVGEQQRVELVKTLCLGASLLILDEPTAALTPQETDELLILLRKMAEEGCSIIFISHKLNEVKSVTHKVAVLRNGKLVYNGATDDHSQEELAAKMAGHDIHIHVSEEKENFGKAVLELKDVWAKGDRGTFALNGVSLTIREGEIVGIAGVSGNGQKELAEVINGIRKVKNGNIIFKDEDITNLSAQKIIKKHMGYIPEDRNHEGIIPSFSIKENLIMKDYFKDSFSKFSFLNRKRIIGNAKRLVEKFNIKCPDIDTACGTLSGGNIQKVIFAREITRDPKMLVAAYPIRGLDIGAAEYVHNQLLEARDRNMAIMVISEELDELINICDKIAVIYEGKILDVLSKKDVTKSKLGLLMAGVSS, from the coding sequence ATGAGAGAAAGTATCAAGCAATTAGAAATGAAAAATATAACCAAAAGATTTCCGGGAGTTTTAGCCTGCGATAATGTCAGCATCGAATTAAAACAAGGTGAAATTCTAGCTTTATTAGGAGAGAATGGTGCAGGAAAAACTACTCTTATGAATATCCTCTATGGACTTTATCACCAAGATGAAGGTGTCGTTCGAATCAATGATAAAGAAGTTAAAATTAATTCTCCAAAAGCTGCATTTAAACTGGGAATTGGTATGGTGCATCAGCATTTCATGCTTGTTCCGAACCTTACCGTTTTGGAAAACATCGCACTTGGAATCAGAAATACAAATACAATCAAGCTAGACTTGGAAGAAATCCGAGAAAAAATAAAAGAGATAACAAATAAATATGATCTTTCTGTTAATCCTGATGCCTATGTTTGGCAACTAAGTGTCGGCGAACAGCAAAGAGTCGAACTTGTAAAAACTCTTTGCCTTGGTGCCAGTCTACTGATATTAGATGAACCGACTGCTGCACTAACACCACAGGAAACAGATGAACTTCTTATTTTGTTGAGAAAAATGGCCGAAGAAGGATGTTCAATTATATTTATAAGTCATAAACTAAATGAAGTTAAAAGTGTAACTCACAAAGTAGCTGTTCTTAGAAATGGTAAGCTGGTTTATAACGGTGCAACAGATGATCATTCTCAAGAAGAACTAGCTGCTAAAATGGCAGGTCATGATATTCATATTCATGTAAGTGAAGAAAAAGAAAACTTTGGAAAGGCTGTTCTTGAATTAAAAGACGTTTGGGCAAAAGGAGACAGAGGTACCTTTGCACTAAATGGAGTTTCTCTAACTATCAGAGAAGGTGAAATAGTTGGAATAGCAGGTGTTTCTGGAAATGGTCAAAAAGAGCTTGCTGAAGTAATCAACGGAATTAGAAAAGTAAAAAATGGAAACATAATATTTAAAGATGAGGATATCACCAACTTATCAGCACAGAAAATTATAAAAAAACATATGGGGTATATTCCTGAAGATAGAAATCACGAGGGAATAATTCCTAGTTTTAGTATCAAAGAAAATTTAATCATGAAAGATTATTTCAAAGACAGTTTTTCGAAATTTAGTTTTTTAAACCGTAAGCGAATTATTGGAAATGCTAAAAGACTTGTAGAAAAATTTAACATAAAATGTCCTGACATTGATACTGCATGCGGTACCTTATCAGGAGGGAATATACAGAAAGTAATATTTGCCAGAGAGATAACAAGAGATCCTAAAATGTTAGTTGCAGCTTATCCAATAAGAGGACTTGATATAGGGGCTGCGGAATATGTACACAATCAGCTTCTTGAAGCCAGAGACAGAAATATGGCAATTATGGTTATCTCAGAAGAGTTAGATGAGCTTATAAATATCTGCGACAAAATAGCAGTTATTTATGAGGGTAAAATCTTAGATGTTTTATCCAAAAAAGATGTTACAAAATCAAAACTTGGACTACTAATGGCAGGGGTATCTTCGTAA